TTGGATCCTTCCCTGCACGTTTTTTTGAGAGACTTGGCAATCTCATATCATGGTGGAAAAACGGTTTTGCCGCCGAAAGAATTCGCAGTATTTCTATTCTTTGCACAAGCTCGCAAAAAGGGATGGGGTCCTAGAAAAGATGGATGGATATCAGGGTATGAGTGGGACAATTCACTCCATGTCAAACAATTGGAGGAGAATTATAATGCTGTTACGCAGGGTAATACATCATTTAAGGAAACAGGTTTTGTTCCTAGAAATAGTGATGGCGAAATCAATTTCCAGGAACTGAAAGAAAAAATGACACACGCAATTTCTAAGATCAAGTTTCGTCTGGGTGAATCTCATAGCGCTCGTGTACAATCCCGCTCTGTACGAGGCGGAAAAGAATACGGTCTAGCATTAGATCCCCGATATATACAAATTGATGAGGAATAACCTATGAATTATGAGGAACTCCTGGCTGCTTCCTGCCGTGTTGCCCTAGCAGCGATGTTGCACGATTTGGGTAAGTTCGCCGAGCGGGCGGGGCTGGGCTTGCCTGAGCTTGATGGTAATAAAGCGACCTACTGCCCCTCATGGAAGGGACGACATTCTCATATTCATGCGGCCTATTCTGGAATGGCCATTGACGCCATCGAGGAAAACATTCCTGACATTAAACGGGAAAAGATGACCCCCTTTAGCTCTTGGGGAGATCGGGAACGAAAAGACGATTCCTTAATTAATGCGGCGGCAATGCACCATAGGCCCGAGACGCCATTACAACGGATCATTGCCACCGCCGACCGGTTGGCCTCTGGTTTTGAACGGGCAAAATTTGAGGAGTACAACCAAGCCGAGGAAGAACGAGAGGAGAATGGAAAAAAAGTGAACTATCGGCAAGCACGGCAATGGTCCCTGTTGGAGAGCATTCGTCTCAATGAAGAAAAGCCCGATTGTCCTAAACATCGCCTGCCGTTGCGCGCCATGGCCCCGGAATCCATTTTCCCTATGGTCACGCAGGATGTCAATAATGAGAAAGCTCGCCAAGAGTACAGGGAACTGTGGAATCAACTCGTTGCTGGGTTAAAGGATATTCCAGAACGTCATCGGGATTCATTGCCACTCTGGCTTGATCATTTCGACAGCCTCTATCTGACTTTCACCCATACGATTCCATCCGCTACGGCAACGAAAAAACCCAGTGGTGGATTTATGGAGATTCCATCAGACGTATCTCTTTACGACCATTCCAAAGCTACCACGGCATTAGCGGTAGCTCTATGGCAATATCACAATGATCGCGGCAGCGTGGAAACGTCATTCTCGGAACAACGGTGGAAAGACTGGGACCAGCACGCCGAGGAAGAAATTCTTTTGATCCAAGGAGACTTCTTCGGTATTCAGGATTTCATTTTCTCCGGTGGCGGCGAAAGCACGAAGAAGGCGGCTAAGTTGCTACGTGGCCGATCTTTTTCTGTCGCGTTGCTGACAGAATTGGCGGCAGTGAGAGTGCTGGAGGTGTTTCAACTACCGGCCACGGCCCAGATCATCAATGCGGCGGGGAAATTCCTGATCGTGGCAGCCAACCTGCAAGACGCGGAGAAACGGGTGGAGTGCGTTCGCAGGGAATTGGACCAGTGGTTTCTGAAACACACCTTTGGCCAAGGTGGCATCGGGCTGGCCATCACCAAAGCGAAGCGGGTGGATTTTAAGAAAGGAGCCTTCCAGAAACTCATGAAGCGGTTGTTCAATGATCTGGATCGACGTAAGCGGCGACGGTTTGACCTATGCGAATCAAATGCCCCGTTGCCTATTTTTAAGATTGCCTACCAAGAAGGCGCGTGCGTTGTCTGCGGCAAAGCACCTGCCGTGATCGAAAAGGAAGACGAGAAAGCAAATATGAAGATCTGCCGTCTTTGCGGCGACCAGATCGACATCGGAAAAAAATTGGTCAAGGAGGAACGCCTACTCGTCACCCGCAATAAAGTAAACAATGATACCTTGGCCCTGGACTGCTTCGGTTATCGAGTGACTTTCACCGCCACCGAAGAGACAAGTGGCAAGTTTGGTCTCTTGGTGAAGAATGGTGATCTATTGCGGGCCTGGGATTTTTCACTGCCAAGTAAAGATGGCGAAGCTCCTTTATGGAATGGTTATGCCCGGCGGGCCATCAATGGTTATGTCCCCAGGGGAGAGGACGACACCATTAAAGATTTCGGAGATCTCGCCAAGAGTAGTATTGTGAAGGATGATAAGGATCCACAGCACGGTGTGGCGGCCCTGGGGATTCTCAAGGGAGATGTGGATAACCTGGGGCAGGTTTTTATGAATGGGATGAAGGAACCCACCTTCGCCCGGATGGCGGCCCTAAGCCGACAGGTAAACGCCTTTTTCTCCGTTTGGTTACCGTGGCGGTGCGCCAAGGACTTTCCCGAAACCTACACCGTCTTTGCTGGAGGTGATGACTTCTTTCTCATCGGCCCTTGGCGAGAACAAATCAGCCTGGCGGACGAAATGCGTAAGGAGTTTTTGCGATACGTAGGAGGTAATTCTGACCTGCACTTTTCGGCGGGATTGGCCGTGACCAAGCCGGGTATTCCAATTCTCTCTTTAACCGATCTGGCGGAAGAGGCCCTGGACAAGGCCAAGGCCCATGGCGATGGAAAAGAGAAAAACGCTATCACCTGTTGGAATCGTACCGTACGCTGGAACACTTTCGGCGAAATGCTAGCGGCGGAAGAGGAACTGGCAGACGTGGTGGCTTTGTTGAAGCAGGAATATGATGTTGATATGAGCACAGGCTATTTCTACGGTCTGCTTTACCTCTGTGAGCAAGCGGAGAGTGCCAAGAAAAAACCAGAAGACAATATCTGGCGTTCCCGGTTTACCTATAGGAGTTGGCGTTTTGTGATGGACAAGTTGCACGTAGATAACGAAAAACGCGAGAAAATCTACCGGCAAGAATTCGCCGAGAAGATTGGCAAAAGGATTTCAACAAATATGGGCGATTACAAGATTGCTCTGTTCACACACCTTTACCAACGTCGGAGGTATAAAACCGAATGAGTCCTACACCAAGAAATCAGTCAACACCGAGTCGGAATCCCGGAGGTGGTTTTTCGGGAACGCAAAGTAGGGAAGGATCGCCCACGCTACAGCAACCTCCGTCGGATACCAGCAGGATCAAGTTCGACGAAATTGATGCTGACTTATTTGACAAAATTGCCAAGAATATGGCAAGAAAACTGGCAGAGAACACCAAGAGCAACAAGCCTACTCAACTCCGCCGGTTCTATGACGAAATCTGTATGTGGAACGAAAGGGTTGAAATGGAAGAAAAGAGGTTTGACGAATTACTTCCATTCATTCGGATGCTCAACGCTAAGGCGGCTTACGCTAAGGGTAGGAACTTGGTGGATGAGAACTTTGTCATCCTCATACGTCATTGCCTGTCCGAGGTGAAAAACCCGAAGACCATGAAGTATTTTAAACTCTTCATGGAGGCAGTGATGGGGTTTTACAAAGAAGAGCGGCCCAAAGATTCTTAAGGTAAGGAATATAGGAATGAAACTCACCACTATTCAAGAAATCACCGGATCCATCGAGATCCTAACG
This genomic stretch from Gammaproteobacteria bacterium harbors:
- a CDS encoding CRISPR-associated protein Csm1 gives rise to the protein MNYEELLAASCRVALAAMLHDLGKFAERAGLGLPELDGNKATYCPSWKGRHSHIHAAYSGMAIDAIEENIPDIKREKMTPFSSWGDRERKDDSLINAAAMHHRPETPLQRIIATADRLASGFERAKFEEYNQAEEEREENGKKVNYRQARQWSLLESIRLNEEKPDCPKHRLPLRAMAPESIFPMVTQDVNNEKARQEYRELWNQLVAGLKDIPERHRDSLPLWLDHFDSLYLTFTHTIPSATATKKPSGGFMEIPSDVSLYDHSKATTALAVALWQYHNDRGSVETSFSEQRWKDWDQHAEEEILLIQGDFFGIQDFIFSGGGESTKKAAKLLRGRSFSVALLTELAAVRVLEVFQLPATAQIINAAGKFLIVAANLQDAEKRVECVRRELDQWFLKHTFGQGGIGLAITKAKRVDFKKGAFQKLMKRLFNDLDRRKRRRFDLCESNAPLPIFKIAYQEGACVVCGKAPAVIEKEDEKANMKICRLCGDQIDIGKKLVKEERLLVTRNKVNNDTLALDCFGYRVTFTATEETSGKFGLLVKNGDLLRAWDFSLPSKDGEAPLWNGYARRAINGYVPRGEDDTIKDFGDLAKSSIVKDDKDPQHGVAALGILKGDVDNLGQVFMNGMKEPTFARMAALSRQVNAFFSVWLPWRCAKDFPETYTVFAGGDDFFLIGPWREQISLADEMRKEFLRYVGGNSDLHFSAGLAVTKPGIPILSLTDLAEEALDKAKAHGDGKEKNAITCWNRTVRWNTFGEMLAAEEELADVVALLKQEYDVDMSTGYFYGLLYLCEQAESAKKKPEDNIWRSRFTYRSWRFVMDKLHVDNEKREKIYRQEFAEKIGKRISTNMGDYKIALFTHLYQRRRYKTE
- a CDS encoding CRISPR-associated protein Csm2, giving the protein MSPTPRNQSTPSRNPGGGFSGTQSREGSPTLQQPPSDTSRIKFDEIDADLFDKIAKNMARKLAENTKSNKPTQLRRFYDEICMWNERVEMEEKRFDELLPFIRMLNAKAAYAKGRNLVDENFVILIRHCLSEVKNPKTMKYFKLFMEAVMGFYKEERPKDS